Genomic segment of Juglans microcarpa x Juglans regia isolate MS1-56 chromosome 7S, Jm3101_v1.0, whole genome shotgun sequence:
CAGGGTTTTGCcccatttgaattcaaaaacCACTctaatctatctcaactcatctcatctctgaatgcTTATACAAAGatatcaataaattaaaatatttacatatatttaataaaaaataatggcttaagatgaaaaaatattactcataaaataCCCTAAACTACAAAGTTACAAATCCTAAAATCAGTAGCATAATGCTAAAATCAAGAATTTTAAAGCCAACCCCACATTCTTCTATCTCATAGCTTTCCTGTCCCCTTCTAAAATCCTTTTATGGCACCAGGCGTAGCAAGCTACATAGTTGAAACGATTCTTAAACCCATGAATCCTCCCCTACTTCCCCGTCAACTAAAAGTATAAGACAGTGAATCGAAGTAAGATTGAGAACATGCATTTATGATGGAGTTTACTAAAACCGATCAATTACACCACAAgcaattctaccaatttaaataaaaaaaaaataaaaaaaaaaacaaaagaaagaaaagaaaaaagataaacaaagcTGTGGAAAGTAGATCATTGTTTTCCACTATTTACAGGAAGGAAAAAGGGTTCCATAAGCAAAGGATGAAATTAAGGTGTGCTGTGTGACAGAACATGGTCACGAGTTAAAATATGGAGATGTTCTATAGACAAAGATACCTTCACGGTTAACtgtaaaatcatttttcaatcttttcatttgCAGAATTGAGCTTCAAAAGTGGGAGTTCTACCTTTTGAGTGGTTTGTAGAGGACAACCGTGACATATTTAGACTGGAACCGATGGGTTAGTCCCAAGGCAACCACAGACTGAGAAGCCCAACCTTTCTCCATGAAAACGTGATTGAGCACAACATGCCGAGGCTTTGAAGAAGAAGCTTCATCTGAGTTCTCCATACCCAGGACGGTTAGATGCAGTTGGGCCGGAACAGCCACAGGCTCCTTTGCAAAATCCTCCTCTGCTGGTAAAACCTGACTATAGCTGTAGTCTGGTGAAGGTGGAGCCTCAAACTCAGCCACGCTCTCAAGGTTTTCAGGCACATGATCCTGCACAAAACAACAAAAGCTAACAGAGGAAAGTTAGATGATTGTAATAGCGGTGTATGAAAATAGATCTTAAACCATATAATTCATTAGATATCAGCTAAGAAAGAAGTCCAAAACAGTGATGTCATCGAAGAAAGTTTTTTTGAGAGTAATTTGACTGACTAAATTGTGACATTCCTAgttattagaaatttaaaaattggttGAAGTCATGGTGATCCAGCTCCTTGATTGGTGtcacattaattaattggttAGTGTAACTACTATTATTCTTACACAACACGACTTAATTACCCTACTGCATGTATTAGTGTTGTTTTGTCGGTGCGTAACTTCCATTTCCGTTCATGGCATTTAGATCATTATAAGTAGCCCATGTACATGCTGCATAACATTTTCTTGTCAATCTCCGTCTCTCTTGCTCTTTGTCACAACTACAGGTCTGATTGGCATGCTTCAGAACATACCCACCCTTCTTACATCCACCACCTGAATGATCTTGACTGTGGGATAAAGACAACAAACTTGAGGAGAATATAGAGGCTATATGAAGGAGAAGCAAGACACATACATGAACATCGAGAAGATTACAAACACGGCCGATTTCGTCAGCTGCAAAAGGAAGATCTGGGATATATCTCCATTCACCATCAACAATGAACCTGTAATGGAATATACCTGATGGCAGGACCATAAGAATTGAGTGGTCTTTACCAGATCTCTGAAGTAATTTCCTGCAATGAGATGGAACAACATGTCACATACTTTGTCCAACATGTCACGTACATGTCACAAGATAAAGtcaattatgataaaaaaaagtgaccAGTGCTTACTTTGATTTCCAGTTGTCCCAAGATCCCTCAACTGCAACATTGGAACCACCATAGCTCCATGTAATCATGGTAGGGATTCCTCGCTCAGGCGGATGATCAACAACTCCCTGAGATTCATTCTGCCAGATGCTGTTGGAAAAGAGGGGGGCATCATCCCTGTGCAAGGGAGCTAGTGGAACCTGCAAACATTTAGAAGAAGAGCAACCCATCGGTTAAAGGTCAACAAGGGTGTTAAGCTCCTTAGGTCAcggtataaaaataaaattcagaaCTTTTTACCAGCATCTAGCGTCTCCACAAATCAACAGTAAAAACCAGTAACTCTTGCATGAAAGCAAcagaacttatatatatatatatatatatatatatatgaaagcaacataactaacaatattatcacAGCTAGCCCAATAACATAGACTTCACATGTTTACAATGTCACAATAAATAAGAACAAGTGCATACTTGAGGAATTGCACAGTAGCATGCATCCCTCAAATATCAATTCGTTACAACATGGgtattgctcttgtatatgtacATGGCTATTCCTATcattctcatcaataaaattcttgttcaccgataaaagaaaaatcaatttgttACAGCAtggatattttatttcattatttagaaaattttaatggaTCTTTTGGAGCATAGCTGTACTGGAGCTAAAAGTTTCGAAATCACATTTCTGATTAGAttgatttgagatttaaatttaaatttccaGTCAGTGtgcatttctttttgtttttggtaagTGGCTAGAGTTTGCCATTAACTAATGTTGAACTGGAATAAGTGGGCTTTATCGAGTGGGCTTCCACTTTCCCATTAACACATTAAATAGCCCAAAAGGCTATATACGCTACAAACCTCTTGCGCCCTTCTCAAGGCTCTAGTAAGACCATGTAGCATTCCAAGTCCTTGGGTAGGCTGAAAATTCAACATCAGAAAAGGCTGGAGTAAAATGTTCCACTGAATTGCCACATTGCACCTTGATTGCCTTTTGCACCACACATGCACATGCCAGCACCGTATATGTGCATATCAATTCAATTGCTCTACCTTAAAGTCTCAGTCAAAACCTTCTAGGCAATATCATTTTGGATTATCCCTAGTCCCTATGGTTGCAAGTCAGACCAACCTAAAAGGAAATATTTCTTTACAAGAACACATTTGTAATCATGGACATTCTCAACTGCATGATTCAAAACATATGgaaatattagaattttatgaAACTTTTTGCATTAGCAATGATGTTGTGTGAAATCAAGGCTTCATTAAACAAAACCCTTTTGAAATTAATATACAATTGAATCATTATCTTGATATTAAACAGATACAttcaaaattctatttacacACTCAGATTGCAGTATAGTAGGTAAAgttcaataaatttttaaagatattttttgtaagATAGACAAACTTTATTAGAGAACAAAAGAGTGCTACCCAACTTTATTAGGGCCATTGGAGGTAAgttaaatcctaaaattttaaaagctccaagaattttttttttttttttttaaataaccgTGGGTGTCCGAGCCAGCTTGCGCACACCTCTACTAATCTCATGTGCCCTGAAGTTAACGACCAGGTAAACCTCCAATGGCCCTAAGGGGACTCGAACCGATGACCCTTGGAGAGCAAACCCAAGGCTGGACCAGCTGAGCTACCCCTCAGGGTTTTAAAAGCTCCAAGAATTTAAAAGCTAGTAGCCACGACCAATCCTAGAATTATTGCAGGAGCAATTTCAAATTCAATACTGAAAGTACACGACCTCTAAGGTCCAAGCATTCCTGTGGTTGAGGCAAAAAGGTATGTGGAAACTTCATTCCAACAACTTGATAGCTGAAGgcattcaacatattttttccCAACAATAAGAAGATTCCATGTTGctattgaaaaatgaaaacatgCCATTATGTATAGGACAAGTTTTTTCTAAGACGTGTACGCTCAACAAGGAATGTTGTTCAGACCCACCTCTGGGGAGCAACCCCCGTATACACGCCCCACCCACCTGATGTAAAACTATACAACTCATCCCAAGCTCCCCCTTGACCACTAGGCTGCACCCTGACAAGTATCATGTATTAGACAAGTTAATCAATTCTAGTAAGactaatgtttttttttgtaagcaaAATCAGATTTATTGAAataagtaaataggcatagcccaagtctACAGAAAGTATACAACACCTAGTCACAAGTTAGGAGCTAGAAAGTGATACAAAAAGTCATGTAAGCCAGCTCCATTGAAAACACTGGCAGAAGCCCAAAGATATAAAGTATGGAAAAAGAAACTTTTTAACTCATCCAGAGAGCATTCCCTATTTTCAAAGCACCGGCCATTCCTTTCAAGCCAAATACAACACGTGAGGCATAAAGGATCAATCACCATACATCAGCAATTTGAGAATTGCCCTGACGCTCGTTCCGACAACCAAACAagtccaccaccctcctaggcatcacccatgcaAGTCCAATCCTgttaagcctcgtttgttttcacaactcctcttaactcatatcatctcatctaatcattacaatttttccaaattcccacaaaaaaataaaataatcaattcaactttttcaaatcccaaaataaaaataatattaaaaaaatatattctaacaatattttattcaatttttaactttaatatcaactcatcttactcatctgtgaaaacaaacaaggccttaaagACCCTAGCCCATAACATCCTTGCCCTGATTCACAAATTCACCACTCTTCTAACACATctagcaccaatccatcacaatgagtTCACGCTTAAGTTTTCCATAGTCAATATTTTCCTAAGAGATGCAGTCCAACAAAAGAAAGCAATTTTAGGCAACACCTCCAAATTATTGATtccaaaatttaatatatcCATCAAAATGTTCAAGTCCTTTTGCCCGAAGGACCCTACCATAGTTAGCTTCCAagtcacaaaaataaatatttatcatgACCTTTAAAAATTAAGGCATTCAATTTGATTCCTAAGTTAGATATCAGAACCACAACATAAGTGTTGCTCAACACCTCACGGAATCTTCTTGCTAGATACACCACAACGAAGAGTATTTCACTTGAAAATCAAATCCCCTTACCTAATGAGTCAAATGAAACATTGCTGAGAAGTTGAAGAATATTAACTATAACAGCTGAAGTAACTCCTTAAGGTGTAGCATGAGCACCAAATTTAGAATTAGGTGCATCCATGTGTTAGGATAGCATGCCAAGGGAGTCCAACCAAGGCAAACTACATTTGCATGGCCAATGAGGGAAACCAAACGGAGCCTAGTAAATCAATAGGAAAAATTTTAAGCCATTACACCGTGTCTTTcataatatatgtgtgtgtgtgtgtgtgttatgaTGAGGAATTTCTGCAACCATGCAAATGCGACATGTTTTTTACCCGGTTAAACCCTTGACCATGTAACACGCCCACATCACACAAATCAGGCAAATCATCGGTTTTCACTAGTGGAACATGACACCTagaattctttctttctttctttgcacccaagggtccaAACCTTACACCTGGGGGAAGTGTACCCCTAAGACCAAGGCCCTTGGCACTTGAGCCAAGGCCTAATAAGATAGAAAGCACTTTGAAGTCAGCTTGCTTATACAACCTTTTTTCCATGCTAGGCTATATAAATTAATGTTGGAGTATCAAATGGGAAAATTTCCCTTTAACTCTTTCAAAAACGAAGACCATGGCCTACTAAATGATCATAGAACAATTTAAGCATGCATGTATGCCACAAGAAGTGAATGTCTTGCTATGCCATTGGACCATGTAAATTGATTGGAACAAATTGAGGCAAAAATTATAACATTCCAAATATgagaaactaataaaataagggAAAAAACCATCAAACATAGAAGCATAGTCAATGCGCTATGGCGAGCTCCCATAGTTTAGCAGGCAGCGTCTACAAGGCCCTTGAATTTCGTTCACTCCCATGTTGCTTTTATAGGTAAGataaatgttatttataataattaaaaataggcatagcccaagtatacacgAAGCATACAAGAGAAGACACCTAGTCAATAACTAAaaatagatacaagaaaatcatgaaagttgaGCCCGTTAAAGTCTATAGCAATTGCTAAAACAATAATGTATCGAAGAAGAAGCGTATAAGTTGATCCAGTGAGCATTCCTTGTCTTTAAAGTTCCGATTgttcctttccctccaaatgcaccacagtAGACATATGGGGACCATCTTTCATTACGTTACAATTTGCGGGATGTTGTATAGACCTCTCCAGCTGGCTTCTTTTcgctccaaatgcaccacaacAGACATATGgggatcatcttccatattgctacAATTCCAACTGGCAGGGAGATCAACCACCTTCCCAAGCATAACCCAtactgtgataccccatatgataaggataagggtaggtgatatatgagatctcacattgcttgggaatgagaatttcttgctctttataatgtttcaatagagctctaattgtatcattgactagtctttttggagtataggccatatgATTTGGACCTTCCATTAGGGCGTTACACATGCTAGTCCCATTCTACTGAAGATATCATCCTATAGggccctagccacctcacaacgAAGAAGCAAATGATCTACTATCTCTCCATTTCTTCACATGCAACACTggtgtggtttggatagtgagttgagataaaagttgaaagttgaataaaatattgttagaatattattttttaatattattattgttttgagatttgaaaagttgaattgtttattatagtttgcgtgagaatttgaaaaagttgtaatgatgagatgagataaaacacttttgtttccaaacggagcctaatCAATTACTATGCTCTATCGTTTTCTTAGGTTGAGTCAGAATCTTCCCTAAGGAAGCTGTCCAAACAAATAAAGCATCCTTAAGAGGAGCCTTACTCCTCCAAATACTCCTCCCAGGAAAAGGATTGTGGCGTTGATCCATAAAATGATCAAATAGAGAAGTTCCCTTTCTTGGAAGGGATCCAAAACATCTTACCACTTCCTCCATCCCAAATTCACCAACATATTGCTAATTGGCGATAATAGTGATTCAGGCTTTATGCAGGCAAGTTGCAACCTACTATCCAAACTAAGAATGGGTTTTCGGGGGTTAGCTTTACCCTTACGGGATCGGCCTTTGTCCTAGCCATTGTGGCCATGTGTCACCTAGGACAAAAGAAGCATGATGACTTTACATCATCCTCACCTTcctgtaacaacccgatcctaagatTAGGCCATAAGATAGGTTTTATGTATtgttcatattattattattattttattagattttacatttatttattttacttctatTATCATCTTAGAAAATATGCTAATAGTAAATTAGTGATTTCCTGAGGAGTCACGTCGTTTCCATTAGTTtccatattagattagtttCCTAGTTTGAAACCACAACTTGATTCCTCAAAATCCTCTCAGAACCCGTATCCTCGTAGGAATAATTTCCAAGTGTAACAAACTTCAAACGTCGCATATCTTCTAAGGAGTCACGTCGTTTCCCTCCCCCATCGTCTATAAAATCTCACGTAAACCCACTGTTTTAAACACACTAAATACCCAGATGAACAACAATTTCGCATAAGCCTTAGTTTCTGCCCAGCAGCCGTCGACCACCATAGGACatcggagcaccacccacggtGCCAAAAACTGCAAGCCAGCCCAACCCCGTCGAGCCCACTCCCTTCCAGTAAGCCCATCGCCGTCAGCCACCATTTTCTCTCCCTAGTGTTTTTCGGTTTGATGGTTCTCTTTCtaaactctctccctctctcggtgtcgcaccacctTAGGGACCCCCCCAGTTGCGTCGC
This window contains:
- the LOC121241256 gene encoding SNF1-related protein kinase regulatory subunit beta-1 — protein: MGNANGTEGGSGIGRDDEDPLSGRRSNGESGFGYNHAPNSHPPERVPSSDSMGNNTPPQSPRRSRSPILFAPQVPLAPLHRDDAPLFSNSIWQNESQGVVDHPPERGIPTMITWSYGGSNVAVEGSWDNWKSKKLLQRSGKDHSILMVLPSGIFHYRFIVDGEWRYIPDLPFAADEIGRVCNLLDVHDHVPENLESVAEFEAPPSPDYSYSQVLPAEEDFAKEPVAVPAQLHLTVLGMENSDEASSSKPRHVVLNHVFMEKGWASQSVVALGLTHRFQSKYVTVVLYKPLKR